A region from the Aquimarina sp. ERC-38 genome encodes:
- the ahr gene encoding NADPH-dependent aldehyde reductase Ahr, translating into MKVINAFAAQKAGGLLTPYSYKIPEINYDEVDIKIHYCGICHSDLSVISNDWGNAQYPLVPGHEIVGEVEEVGNQVKHLKKGDLVGLGWFSESCMHCNQCLNGSHNLCPNRKETIIGRHGGFADKVRCHWSWATPLPKGIDMKKAGPLLCGGITVFNPILMAGVKPTDTVGVIGIGGLGHMALQFLNKWGCKVVAFTSSMDKKEQILKMGAHEVINSKDLSTMEPITGRLDFILNTTNVSLPWDEYLNALAPQGTLHTVGAVLEPMQIPAFGLIGGEKTLSGSPLGSPALTRTMLDFCIRHDIYPIVEEYPMDQVNDAIQHLKEGKARYRIVLKA; encoded by the coding sequence ATGAAAGTAATTAATGCATTTGCCGCGCAAAAAGCTGGCGGTTTACTAACTCCGTATTCTTATAAAATACCCGAAATCAATTATGATGAAGTTGATATTAAAATTCATTATTGTGGTATATGCCATTCGGACCTAAGTGTAATTAGTAATGACTGGGGAAACGCTCAATATCCTTTAGTTCCCGGGCATGAAATTGTAGGAGAAGTTGAAGAAGTGGGCAATCAGGTCAAACATCTTAAAAAAGGTGACCTTGTAGGTTTAGGTTGGTTCTCAGAATCATGTATGCACTGCAATCAATGCCTGAACGGAAGTCATAACCTATGTCCTAATCGAAAAGAAACGATTATCGGGCGTCACGGAGGCTTTGCAGATAAAGTTCGCTGTCACTGGTCTTGGGCTACTCCTTTACCAAAAGGGATTGATATGAAAAAAGCAGGGCCTCTTCTATGTGGTGGTATTACTGTTTTTAACCCAATTCTAATGGCAGGAGTAAAACCTACAGATACCGTAGGGGTTATTGGTATTGGTGGATTGGGACATATGGCTTTACAGTTTCTAAACAAATGGGGGTGTAAAGTAGTGGCTTTTACCTCCAGCATGGACAAAAAAGAACAAATTCTTAAAATGGGAGCACATGAGGTAATTAATTCAAAGGATTTATCTACTATGGAACCAATTACCGGCAGACTGGACTTTATTTTAAATACAACTAATGTATCACTCCCTTGGGATGAATACTTAAATGCACTAGCACCACAAGGCACCTTACATACCGTGGGTGCTGTATTAGAACCTATGCAAATACCGGCATTTGGGTTGATCGGTGGTGAAAAAACACTTTCCGGAAGCCCTTTGGGAAGTCCGGCACTTACCCGAACCATGTTGGACTTTTGCATTCGGCATGATATTTACCCAATCGTTGAGGAATATCCTATGGATCAGGTCAACGACGCAATACAACACTTGAAAGAGGGTAAAGCTCGATATCGGATCGTTTTAAAAGCGTAA
- a CDS encoding DUF1853 family protein, with protein MSLLKQYLGFLQSHILWKNSKLFGLIAFDPKLSIDKLDNIVHVEIPNFEVLGKRIESFFADYLEHSNDFDILAKNIQIFSGTTTIGEIDFLLKERMTGQRIHVELVYKFYLYNPALSNDQLKCWVGPNKRDHLLKKIKKITEKQLPLLYTEEAIFKLKTEYDLLVDGFDQQVCYFANLFLPLSVSKEELKYINPDCIEGFWIRKIDFTVANFGKNQYKIPDKADWIIAPASNPDWQSFEKVLSQIDTYLLNEYAPLIWLKTPDGEFQKFFIVWW; from the coding sequence ATGTCCTTATTAAAACAGTATCTTGGATTTCTTCAAAGTCATATACTTTGGAAAAATTCCAAACTTTTTGGGTTAATTGCTTTTGACCCTAAATTAAGCATTGATAAATTAGATAATATCGTCCATGTGGAAATTCCTAATTTTGAAGTATTAGGGAAACGGATAGAGTCCTTCTTTGCGGATTACCTGGAGCACTCAAATGATTTTGATATTCTTGCAAAAAACATTCAAATATTTTCAGGTACCACGACCATAGGAGAAATTGATTTTTTGTTGAAGGAAAGAATGACTGGACAGCGTATACATGTAGAGTTAGTATATAAATTTTACCTTTATAATCCTGCTCTTAGCAACGATCAATTAAAATGTTGGGTTGGTCCAAATAAAAGGGATCATCTCCTAAAGAAAATCAAGAAAATTACCGAAAAACAACTACCGCTTTTATATACGGAAGAAGCAATTTTTAAATTAAAAACCGAATACGACTTGTTAGTTGATGGCTTCGATCAGCAAGTTTGTTATTTTGCTAACCTTTTTTTACCCTTGTCAGTCAGTAAAGAAGAGCTCAAATATATTAACCCGGATTGTATTGAAGGTTTTTGGATTCGGAAAATAGATTTTACGGTAGCAAATTTTGGTAAGAATCAATATAAAATTCCGGATAAAGCAGATTGGATTATTGCTCCGGCTAGCAATCCGGATTGGCAAAGTTTTGAAAAAGTACTTTCACAAATAGACACCTATTTGCTCAATGAATATGCACCACTTATTTGGCTAAAAACACCGGACGGGGAATTCCAAAAATTTTTTATAGTATGGTGGTAA
- a CDS encoding Lacal_2735 family protein has protein sequence MLGLFKKRSEKEILEKKYQKLMKESYELSHRNRKASDTKLAEAEALMNQIEQLKVTS, from the coding sequence ATGTTGGGATTATTTAAAAAAAGATCGGAAAAGGAAATTTTAGAGAAAAAATATCAAAAGTTGATGAAAGAGTCTTATGAACTTTCTCACCGTAACCGTAAGGCCAGCGATACTAAATTAGCAGAAGCAGAGGCGCTTATGAATCAAATTGAGCAATTAAAGGTTACTTCTTGA
- a CDS encoding M16 family metallopeptidase: MKNQIYLIYMLCVVFFFSCKKESDQIASVEKEYAIKNEKDSNGYAYQEVANDPTGLRLYTLDNGLKVYLGQNQEEPKIQTLIAVKAGSTYDPADNTGLAHYLEHMVFKGTDEMGTQNFEEENKLIQQISDLYEKHKATSDSVAKKAIYKEIDQISKEASKLAIANEYDKLVNSLGSEGTNAFTSQEQTVYVNKIPSNELDKWLQIESERFSQLVLRLFHTELEAVYEEFNRGQDSDGRKQYYAVLEGLYPTHPYGTQTTIGKSEHLKNPSMEAIHNYFNTYYVPNNMAVILVGDLDYDTTIKMVDKAFGSYEKKEVVQPEFSEEQPITSPIKKEIFGPTSESLYLAYRTPGKGTKDEIMVSLIDMILANSKAGLIDLNLNQKQKVQNASSFTNFDREYGFHLLYGTPKANQSLDEVRDLLLAQVEQVKKGNFDDWLIEAVVNDLKVNKIKEYENASSVAYAYLDAYIYDLPWDEYLQTLDKMKEITKQEVVAYANTLYGTNYVEVHKLKGEDPSVIKVNNPGITPVDLNRDKESIFLTKINQIESPELSPKFVNYQTAISKANTTSGLPLAYVKNENNDLFELNFILDMGQDHNKKVSLATGYLNFLGTDTYTPEDLQKEFYKLGVNYSVTASSDRTIIKLSGLEENLDKGLKLLEHLLENAKADPKTYADYVDSILKGREDGKTQKGNILWNGLFNYGKYGENSPLRNIYTAQELKDLNPEELVNTIKDLKNYKHRLFYYGKDVDNAIKVVDQYHSIPENLKDYPEQTIYEQKETGGNVYFVNYDMVQAEMLLLAKGSEFDAEKMAGSLLFNTYFGSGLSSIVFQEIRESKSLAYSAFSQYAQARDKGKSNYLYAYIGTQANKMPEAVDAMMDLMTTMPEAQEQFEQAKEATLKKIAAQRITKANIFWNYERLKRLGITNDNREAIYNQIKSMTMSDLKGFFEENIKGEQYNMLVIGNKKDVDLKALQKIGKVQELEIDYLFNYENSDEAVKL, translated from the coding sequence ATGAAAAATCAAATTTATCTAATTTACATGCTCTGCGTGGTTTTTTTCTTTTCCTGTAAAAAGGAATCTGATCAAATAGCCAGTGTAGAAAAAGAATATGCTATTAAAAATGAAAAGGATAGCAATGGATATGCCTATCAAGAAGTTGCCAACGATCCTACGGGTCTAAGGTTGTATACATTGGACAACGGTTTAAAGGTGTACCTGGGACAGAATCAGGAAGAACCTAAAATCCAAACTTTAATTGCGGTAAAAGCCGGATCTACCTATGATCCCGCTGATAATACCGGTCTAGCACACTACCTGGAACATATGGTCTTTAAAGGTACGGATGAAATGGGTACTCAAAATTTTGAAGAAGAGAATAAGCTGATTCAGCAGATTTCCGATTTATATGAAAAGCATAAAGCAACTTCAGATTCCGTTGCAAAAAAAGCCATTTATAAAGAAATTGACCAAATTTCAAAAGAGGCTTCAAAATTAGCGATTGCTAATGAGTATGATAAGTTGGTTAATTCCTTAGGTTCAGAAGGAACTAATGCTTTTACCTCTCAGGAGCAGACAGTTTATGTAAATAAAATCCCTTCTAACGAACTTGATAAGTGGTTACAGATAGAAAGTGAGCGTTTTAGCCAACTTGTACTTCGTTTATTTCATACGGAATTAGAAGCGGTATATGAAGAATTTAATCGCGGACAGGATAGCGACGGTCGAAAACAGTATTATGCCGTTCTGGAAGGTTTGTATCCTACTCACCCTTATGGAACTCAAACTACTATAGGTAAATCAGAACATTTGAAAAACCCTTCTATGGAGGCAATTCATAACTATTTTAATACCTATTATGTGCCTAATAATATGGCGGTCATTCTAGTTGGAGATTTGGATTATGATACTACGATAAAAATGGTAGATAAAGCTTTTGGTAGTTACGAAAAGAAAGAAGTGGTACAACCTGAATTTTCTGAAGAACAACCCATCACTTCACCTATTAAAAAAGAAATATTTGGACCTACTTCAGAATCCTTATATCTGGCATATCGAACTCCGGGAAAAGGTACTAAAGATGAAATCATGGTTAGTTTAATCGATATGATTCTGGCAAATTCAAAAGCCGGATTGATCGATTTAAACCTAAACCAAAAGCAGAAAGTACAAAATGCCTCTTCATTCACTAATTTTGATCGAGAATATGGGTTTCACCTACTTTATGGAACCCCTAAAGCAAATCAAAGTCTGGATGAGGTAAGAGACTTACTTTTAGCTCAAGTGGAACAAGTAAAAAAAGGAAATTTTGACGATTGGTTAATCGAAGCCGTAGTTAACGATTTAAAGGTAAATAAAATCAAAGAATATGAAAATGCATCTTCTGTAGCTTATGCGTACCTGGATGCTTATATCTACGATCTTCCCTGGGATGAATATTTGCAAACTTTGGATAAGATGAAAGAGATTACTAAACAGGAAGTGGTAGCATACGCAAATACATTATATGGAACTAACTACGTTGAGGTTCATAAGTTAAAAGGCGAAGACCCTTCTGTAATCAAAGTAAATAATCCGGGTATTACTCCGGTAGACCTAAACAGGGATAAGGAATCTATCTTTTTAACGAAAATTAATCAAATCGAGTCTCCGGAACTATCACCTAAGTTTGTAAATTACCAAACCGCTATTTCGAAAGCAAACACAACTTCCGGATTACCTCTTGCTTATGTGAAAAATGAAAATAACGATCTTTTTGAACTTAATTTTATTCTGGACATGGGGCAGGATCACAACAAAAAGGTTTCCCTGGCCACCGGATATCTAAATTTTCTAGGTACTGATACGTATACTCCTGAAGACTTACAGAAAGAATTCTATAAATTAGGGGTTAACTATTCTGTTACCGCATCCTCTGACCGGACTATTATAAAACTATCCGGATTAGAAGAAAACCTGGACAAAGGCTTAAAGTTACTGGAGCATTTACTAGAAAATGCTAAAGCAGATCCTAAAACCTATGCAGATTATGTAGATAGTATCCTAAAGGGTAGAGAAGATGGCAAGACACAAAAAGGTAATATTTTATGGAATGGATTGTTTAACTACGGTAAATATGGCGAGAACTCACCCTTACGTAATATCTATACCGCTCAGGAATTAAAGGATTTAAACCCGGAGGAATTAGTAAACACTATTAAAGATTTGAAGAATTATAAGCATCGGTTATTTTATTATGGAAAAGACGTTGATAACGCTATTAAGGTAGTAGATCAATACCATAGCATTCCGGAAAACTTAAAAGATTATCCTGAACAAACTATCTACGAACAGAAAGAAACCGGGGGTAATGTATATTTTGTAAATTATGATATGGTACAGGCAGAAATGCTATTACTTGCTAAAGGTTCGGAGTTTGATGCGGAGAAGATGGCTGGTTCGTTATTATTTAACACCTATTTTGGTAGCGGACTTTCTTCTATAGTTTTTCAGGAGATTAGAGAATCTAAATCTTTAGCCTATTCAGCTTTTTCACAATATGCTCAGGCTCGAGATAAAGGTAAGAGCAATTATTTATACGCCTATATTGGTACACAGGCAAATAAAATGCCGGAAGCCGTAGATGCGATGATGGATTTAATGACCACAATGCCCGAAGCTCAGGAACAGTTTGAACAAGCTAAAGAGGCCACTTTAAAAAAGATAGCAGCGCAACGTATCACCAAGGCTAATATTTTCTGGAATTATGAAAGGTTAAAGAGGTTAGGTATCACAAACGATAACAGAGAAGCAATCTATAACCAAATCAAATCCATGACTATGTCTGATCTCAAAGGTTTCTTTGAAGAAAATATTAAAGGGGAACAGTATAACATGCTGGTTATAGGTAATAAAAAAGATGTAGATTTAAAAGCATTACAGAAAATAGGTAAAGTACAGGAATTAGAGATTGACTACCTCTTTAATTACGAAAATAGTGATGAAGCCGTAAAATTGTAA
- a CDS encoding CIA30 family protein, protein MKQWKVVDDVVMGGKSAGSFQLDPKGFGVFSGTISLENNGGFSSVRYDFPSKEIKNFTYISLRVRGKPSRYQLRLKTNTEDRHAYIHYFEIDENWKTVLLKISDFYPTFRGKRLDMPNFSEATLEQVAFLLANKKQESFRLEIKNIHLGSY, encoded by the coding sequence ATGAAGCAATGGAAAGTAGTTGACGATGTAGTTATGGGAGGTAAGTCAGCCGGTTCTTTTCAGTTAGACCCAAAAGGTTTTGGTGTTTTTTCCGGTACAATTTCATTAGAAAATAACGGTGGATTCTCTTCGGTTCGCTATGATTTTCCTTCAAAAGAAATTAAAAATTTTACATATATCTCATTGAGGGTTCGCGGAAAACCCAGTCGTTATCAATTACGATTAAAAACGAATACAGAAGACCGACACGCCTATATTCACTATTTTGAAATTGATGAGAATTGGAAAACCGTACTTCTTAAGATTTCTGATTTTTACCCTACCTTCAGAGGTAAAAGATTGGATATGCCTAACTTCTCAGAGGCAACTCTGGAACAGGTAGCTTTTCTACTTGCCAATAAAAAACAAGAATCATTTAGATTGGAAATTAAAAATATACATCTAGGTTCTTACTAA
- the fabG gene encoding 3-oxoacyl-[acyl-carrier-protein] reductase has protein sequence MNLLEGKTAIITGATRGIGKGIATTFAKQGAHIAFTYSSSVDAAISLEKELKEMGVNAKGYQSNAADYEQSQELVAQILRDFDGKIDVLVNNAGITKDNLLMRMGEDDFDAVIQVNLKSVFNMTKAVQKTMLRQRKGSLIFMSSVVGVKGNAGQANYAASKAGIIGFAKSVALELGSRNIRSNVIAPGFIETEMTGKLDDKVVEEWRKAIPLKRGGTPQDIADACVFMASDLSGYITGQVLQVDGGMLT, from the coding sequence ATGAATCTTTTAGAAGGAAAAACTGCTATCATTACCGGAGCAACCCGTGGTATCGGAAAAGGCATAGCCACAACTTTTGCAAAACAAGGTGCTCATATTGCCTTTACTTATAGTAGTTCTGTCGATGCGGCCATTTCGCTTGAAAAAGAATTAAAAGAAATGGGGGTTAATGCAAAAGGGTATCAGAGTAATGCTGCAGATTACGAGCAATCTCAGGAATTAGTGGCACAAATACTTAGGGATTTTGATGGAAAAATTGATGTATTAGTAAACAATGCCGGAATCACTAAAGACAATCTATTAATGCGAATGGGAGAAGATGATTTTGATGCAGTAATCCAGGTAAATTTAAAGAGTGTCTTTAACATGACTAAAGCTGTACAAAAAACCATGCTACGACAGAGGAAAGGTAGTCTTATTTTTATGAGTTCCGTAGTGGGGGTTAAAGGAAACGCGGGTCAGGCTAATTATGCAGCTTCAAAAGCAGGAATTATTGGTTTTGCTAAATCCGTAGCACTCGAACTCGGTTCCCGGAACATTCGTAGTAACGTGATTGCTCCCGGCTTTATTGAAACAGAAATGACCGGGAAACTGGATGATAAAGTAGTAGAAGAATGGCGAAAAGCCATCCCTTTGAAACGGGGAGGAACTCCTCAAGATATCGCAGATGCCTGTGTTTTTATGGCGAGTGATTTAAGTGGTTATATTACCGGTCAGGTATTACAGGTAGACGGCGGAATGCTTACCTAA
- a CDS encoding TlpA family protein disulfide reductase, which yields MKKFVHLFLLFPLLCNTIIAQSESLPDVEVTSVDGTKIKLQKVIDKLTILDFWATWCTPCIAENPYLDKISDQYKGKINILSISIDENVDKWKAFLTKTNKTRNQFWVEANNELQDVITEKKTNIRGEAYTELYIPRFFLIDKNFNVLSRELPPPSTGQLQKVLDSYL from the coding sequence ATGAAAAAATTTGTGCATCTTTTTCTTTTATTTCCTCTTTTGTGTAATACGATCATTGCACAATCGGAATCTTTACCTGATGTAGAAGTTACCTCGGTTGACGGTACTAAAATTAAACTACAAAAGGTTATTGATAAATTAACAATATTAGATTTTTGGGCTACCTGGTGTACCCCTTGTATTGCAGAAAACCCTTATCTAGATAAAATATCTGATCAGTATAAAGGTAAAATAAATATTCTGTCCATATCCATCGATGAAAATGTGGATAAATGGAAAGCATTTTTGACTAAAACTAATAAAACTAGAAATCAGTTTTGGGTAGAGGCAAATAATGAATTGCAGGATGTCATTACTGAAAAGAAAACCAATATTAGAGGTGAAGCTTATACAGAGCTGTATATTCCAAGATTTTTCTTAATTGATAAGAATTTTAATGTTTTATCAAGAGAACTTCCCCCTCCTTCTACCGGACAATTGCAAAAAGTATTGGATTCTTATCTATAG
- a CDS encoding transporter substrate-binding domain-containing protein produces the protein MIIPLFVYSISSCTRELNLTKEEKAYLKATDSIKVGLYPYYPPYQFINEQGKIDGIFVDYLKLIENKLGYTFKKVHYMDWSELIQDTRTGQLDVILEIQSTKEKENYLTFFPPIFSSEHVLVTHKDKKEKFLKNYLDKKFILPKEYASTEILLQKYPKLSITTVSNDLKCLELLNEGTYDAYIGPKALVYYLLTNKKLTNLRIRSRVNLKYEPGIATSKRDPKIKEILEKVINSISREERDEVMNNWLFTSVLPLYEQPKFWLYLSLLSILVLSLIAATNRYLKYQIRKNVKELRIAKEKAEQSDRLKSNFIQNISHEIRTPMNSIIGFSELLSDENIKKEEINLYTSTIIKNGENLISIIDSIIEISKLQSKSETVRPVATSLREIIDEIEGLYRTKIEAKEVDFIINCNPDKELIPIVIDKIKVHIILCKLLDNAYKFTDKGFIKVIAVLADKSITMIIKDTGIGISNEYIELIFNDFERLEKDISQNLGGLGLGLAIARMNTLLIGGTLTVQSNLDIGSTFTLTFPYKPITNK, from the coding sequence TTGATAATACCTTTATTTGTCTATAGTATCAGCTCTTGTACTCGGGAACTAAACTTAACAAAAGAAGAAAAAGCATATTTAAAAGCTACCGATAGTATAAAAGTAGGACTCTATCCTTATTATCCTCCCTATCAGTTTATCAACGAACAAGGTAAGATTGATGGAATTTTTGTAGATTACCTAAAACTGATTGAGAATAAACTAGGATATACCTTTAAAAAAGTCCATTATATGGACTGGTCTGAGTTAATTCAAGATACCCGTACCGGACAACTTGATGTAATCCTGGAAATACAAAGTACCAAGGAAAAAGAAAACTACCTCACCTTCTTCCCTCCTATTTTTAGTTCAGAACACGTTTTGGTAACCCATAAAGATAAAAAGGAAAAATTTTTAAAAAATTACTTAGATAAAAAATTTATTTTACCAAAAGAATACGCATCTACCGAGATCTTATTACAGAAATATCCAAAATTATCTATTACTACGGTAAGCAATGACTTAAAATGCCTGGAACTATTAAATGAGGGTACATATGATGCTTATATTGGTCCAAAGGCTTTGGTTTACTACTTACTAACCAATAAAAAGCTAACAAATCTGAGAATACGTTCCCGGGTCAATTTAAAATACGAACCAGGTATAGCGACGTCTAAAAGAGATCCAAAAATTAAAGAAATTCTAGAAAAAGTCATTAATTCTATCTCTAGAGAAGAAAGGGATGAAGTTATGAATAATTGGCTATTTACCTCAGTTCTTCCGTTATACGAACAACCTAAATTTTGGTTATATCTATCATTGCTTAGTATACTGGTGCTAAGTCTTATTGCTGCAACAAATCGATATCTTAAATATCAAATTCGAAAAAATGTAAAAGAATTACGTATTGCAAAGGAAAAAGCAGAACAAAGTGATCGCTTAAAAAGTAATTTCATTCAAAATATTTCTCATGAAATACGGACTCCTATGAATAGTATTATTGGGTTTTCAGAATTATTATCTGATGAAAATATTAAAAAAGAAGAAATTAATTTATACACCAGTACCATTATTAAAAACGGAGAGAATTTAATATCGATTATAGATAGTATAATTGAAATTTCAAAACTCCAATCTAAAAGTGAAACTGTCCGTCCGGTGGCGACAAGTTTAAGAGAAATTATTGATGAGATTGAAGGCTTGTATCGAACTAAAATTGAGGCTAAGGAGGTAGATTTTATCATAAATTGTAATCCTGATAAGGAATTAATTCCAATTGTTATTGACAAAATAAAGGTGCATATTATCTTGTGCAAACTATTGGATAATGCTTATAAATTTACGGATAAAGGTTTTATTAAGGTAATAGCTGTACTTGCTGATAAAAGCATTACTATGATAATTAAGGATACCGGTATTGGTATTTCAAATGAATATATTGAACTTATTTTTAATGATTTTGAACGACTGGAAAAAGATATTTCTCAAAATTTAGGAGGATTGGGATTGGGATTAGCTATTGCACGAATGAATACGCTGCTAATCGGAGGTACGCTAACAGTTCAAAGTAATTTGGATATTGGTTCAACCTTTACGCTAACTTTTCCTTATAAGCCCATTACTAATAAGTAA
- a CDS encoding DUF6434 domain-containing protein, whose protein sequence is MKRPDFETIASGEEFNKWYWLKDEMMAICKKSGLSSTGSKFKLRDRIMYALDHNGKQLPKSKVKKKTSSFNWSKETLTLETIITDSISFGPNFRNFMKGHIGNSFSCHGDFMDWVKSNTGKKLEDAIKQWKLLEDRKNDPAFKREIADHNMYNQYLRDFAKANPKASLHQAITCWLLKKQLPTKNGFVKYEDTDLNLGKFT, encoded by the coding sequence ATGAAAAGGCCTGATTTTGAAACTATTGCTTCCGGAGAAGAATTCAATAAATGGTATTGGTTAAAAGATGAAATGATGGCAATCTGTAAAAAATCAGGGCTTTCTTCTACGGGTTCCAAATTTAAATTACGTGACAGGATCATGTACGCTTTGGATCATAACGGAAAACAACTTCCCAAATCCAAAGTTAAAAAGAAAACTTCTTCTTTTAACTGGTCGAAGGAAACTCTTACCCTAGAAACCATTATTACTGATTCCATTTCTTTTGGTCCTAATTTTAGAAATTTTATGAAAGGTCATATTGGCAATTCTTTTTCTTGTCATGGGGATTTTATGGATTGGGTAAAGAGCAATACCGGAAAGAAGTTAGAAGATGCCATAAAACAATGGAAACTTCTTGAAGATAGAAAAAATGACCCCGCGTTTAAAAGAGAAATTGCAGATCACAACATGTATAATCAATATCTTCGTGATTTTGCAAAGGCAAACCCTAAGGCTTCGTTGCATCAAGCTATAACCTGTTGGTTGTTAAAAAAGCAATTACCTACAAAAAATGGTTTTGTAAAATATGAAGATACAGATCTAAACTTAGGGAAATTCACATAG
- a CDS encoding pirin family protein, with protein MDKTITIEPLGFPWKTSDPFLFCAFHHDNYPKGNGQFGPSDTLQGRNLRQDFSGKDGWSMYHGTKVPGFPAHPHCGFETITIAEKGMVDHSDSLGAAGRFGNGDVQWMTAGKGVQHSEMFPLVEDTKENELLLFQIWLNLPKNKKKVPPFFKMLWKEDIPAIYLENNTEIKLIAGSYKNKTALSPAPESWASQTGSEVAIWIIKSAPHSSFTLPKVNEGTNRSLYFYKGEKVEIAKTSVNVNLRVHIHSYDEITIKNTGGEAHFLLLQGKPLEEPVVQQGPFVSNSKEGIIEAIRDFQATEYGGWPWPNKDQVHDKSKGRFALYPNGEKTYK; from the coding sequence ATGGACAAAACCATCACTATTGAACCACTAGGCTTCCCTTGGAAAACCAGCGATCCTTTTTTATTTTGTGCTTTTCATCATGACAATTATCCTAAAGGAAACGGGCAATTTGGACCTTCAGATACTTTGCAGGGCAGGAACCTGAGGCAGGATTTTTCAGGAAAAGATGGTTGGAGTATGTATCATGGTACTAAGGTTCCTGGATTTCCAGCCCATCCGCATTGTGGTTTTGAAACCATTACTATAGCTGAAAAAGGAATGGTCGATCATTCGGATTCTTTAGGTGCCGCCGGAAGGTTCGGAAACGGTGATGTACAATGGATGACTGCCGGAAAAGGGGTACAGCATTCGGAAATGTTTCCGTTAGTTGAAGATACTAAAGAAAATGAACTTCTACTATTCCAAATTTGGCTTAATTTACCTAAAAACAAAAAGAAAGTTCCGCCATTTTTTAAAATGTTATGGAAAGAAGACATTCCTGCGATTTATCTAGAAAATAACACTGAAATTAAATTAATTGCCGGAAGTTATAAAAATAAAACGGCTTTATCTCCTGCCCCTGAATCCTGGGCCAGTCAAACAGGTAGTGAAGTTGCCATCTGGATTATTAAATCAGCACCACATAGTTCATTTACGCTACCTAAAGTTAATGAAGGTACCAATCGATCCCTTTATTTTTACAAAGGAGAAAAAGTGGAAATAGCAAAAACTTCAGTAAATGTAAACCTTAGGGTACATATACATTCTTATGACGAAATAACAATAAAAAATACCGGAGGTGAAGCACACTTTTTACTGTTGCAAGGAAAACCTTTGGAAGAACCTGTAGTACAACAAGGACCCTTTGTTTCAAATTCCAAAGAAGGAATTATAGAAGCAATCCGGGATTTTCAGGCTACCGAATACGGAGGTTGGCCCTGGCCAAATAAAGATCAGGTTCACGATAAAAGTAAGGGGCGATTCGCACTATATCCAAACGGGGAGAAAACGTATAAGTAA